From Penicillium psychrofluorescens genome assembly, chromosome: 6, one genomic window encodes:
- a CDS encoding uncharacterized protein (ID:PFLUO_008875-T1.cds;~source:funannotate), protein MPFYFPKKHRYHKLTLYFMLAELPVTVVILTLTGIASHNLYRSLLWQDGADNGFNSAPNEALYAAANYRPYTAPMVWSSFLTNYNLVIGVLSTFMLIVKFPVHLMRLFYPPLAAFIHCSLIILYVVSARFQAGSDMSDPKHPQPGPPWYITKSCSVAAHKSDIGYCEQAKSLFGVTFVIITLYLVELGFNIHSCFVTKDERTRIDEKREEKKIEKEFEEAILNSPGFVPMNQQMIPRTPGMVPGQHYPPTPGYPFSPGFSSCSPGIPPMAAGGAISPYTPRTLAFNRLGGGSTSSDLPLRQHAQSSPNGQQSSSEAATPQTSQESQMYFPPPPKQAVTRR, encoded by the exons ATGCCGTTCTACTTCCCCAAGAAGCACCGGTATCATAAGTTGACGCTGTATTTCATGCTCGCTGAGCTGCCGGTCACAGTCGTCATCTTGACCTTGACGGGGATTGCATCGCACAATCTGTACCGCTCATTACTATGGCAGGATGGCGCGGATAATGGTTTCAACAGCGCTCCCAACGAGGCGCTGTATGCTGCCGCCAACTATCGTCCATATACGGCTCCCATGGTGTGGTCATCATT CCTCACCAATTACAACCTCGTTATAGGAGTCCTGAGCACATTCATGCTGATCGTCAAGTTCCCCGTCCATCTGATGCGTTTGTTCTATCCTCCTCTGGCGGCTTTCATCCATTGCTCCTTGATCATCCTCTATGTGGTCTCGGCACGGTTCCAAGCCGGCAGCGACATGTCCGACCCAAAACACCCCCAGCCAGGCCCGCCATGGTACATCACAAAGTCATGCAGCGTGGCCGCTCACAAGTCGGACATCGGCTACTGTGAACAAGCCAAATCACTCTTCGGCGTCACCTTTGTAATCAT AACCCTCTACCTAGTCGAGCTAGGCTTCAACATCCACTCCTGCTTCGTAACCAAAGACGAACGCACGCGGATCGAcgagaagagagaggagaagaagattgaAAAGGAAtttgaagaagccatccTCAACTCCCCCGGCTTCGTTCCCATGAATCAACAAATGATCCCTCGCACACCGGGCATGGTCCCAGGGCAGCACTACCCCCCTACCCCAGGATACCCCTTCAGCCCAGGGTTCTCCTCCTGCAGCCCCGGAATCCCGCCCATGGCCGCCGGCGGAGCCATCTCGCCGTACACCCCGCGTACACTGGCTTTCAAccgcctcggcggcggcagcacaTCTTCCGATCTGCCGCTGCGACAACACGCACAGTCCTCACCGAACGGCCAACAGTCCTCGTCGGAGGCGGCGACTCCTCAAACCTCGCAGGAGTCGCAGATGTACTtcccaccgccgccgaagcaggCAGTTACCAGGAGATAA
- a CDS encoding uncharacterized protein (ID:PFLUO_008876-T1.cds;~source:funannotate) produces MAMHSQQPYGMPMPASTDRQIVAGSYTGPYGVQDSRVGGYQNAPSDQGWTQRVLGEMKDLVLLLNAEGRITYASPSSKQITSRVAKQLEGSVLAQYLHEDDRAIFQQDLDDAVASNTPFRTHLRFQKSNGSYNLLEAYGHPHLANEHDQSRGTGNGSSRCTGFFLVCRPYPSKVSQLLDSFLEHKIENARLVQQIAKLKKEEEEEEAIPARVAYQKPDVKRVPLVDAQNDSAAAQAGVSSDHDSTETLINNSDDSDTNPIEYFSSDAFHHLESLAHIDGIEVMTGLHYGEGERSQGLSTGVRRGRLIHCDIDITTAADQARTAQEGDRRKRLKGQHVCSDCGTADSPEWRKGPNGPKTLCNACGLRWSKKEKKRQEVA; encoded by the exons atggccatgcATAGCCAACAGCCATACGGCATGCCAATGCCCGCATCGACGGACCGGCAGATCGTGGCGGGCTCATATACCGGACCGTATGGGGTGCAGGACTCCCGGGTCGGCGGGTACCAGAACGCACCAAGCGATCAAGGGTGGACGCAGCGGGTCCTGGGCGAGATGAAAGACCTGGTGCTCCTTTTAAATGCCGAGGGACGGATCACCTATGCGTCGCCGTCCTCGAAACAAATTACCAGCCGCGTGGCAAAACAGCTCGAGGGCAGCGTCCTTGCTCAGTACCTCCACGAAGACGACAGGGCCATTTTCCAACAGGACCTGGACGATGCCGTGGCGAGCAACACACCTTTCCGGACCCATCTGCGCTTCCAGAAGTCAAACGGTTCGTACAATCTCCTCGAGGCCTATGGGCATCCGCATCTTGCAAACGAACACGACCAGTCCCGTGGTACTGGGAATGGTTCGAGCCGCTGCACCGGGTTTTTCCTCGTGTGCCGACCCTATCCATCCAAGGTCTCCCAGCTACTTGATTCCTTCCTGGAACATAAGATCGAGAATGCACGGCTAGTGCAGCAGATTGCCAAGCTgaaaaaagaggaagaggaagaagaagccatccCAGCCCGCGTGGCATATCAGAAGCCCGATGTTAAGCGAGTACCGCTGGTCGACGCTCAGAATgactcggcggcggcacagGCGGGAGTCTCCAGCGACCATGACTCGACCGAGACCTTGATCAATAATTCGGATGATTCAGATACCAACCCAATCGAGTATTTCTCGTCGGATGCGTTCCACCATCTGGAGAGTCTGGCGCATATCGACGGCATCGAAGTCATGACGGGTCTTCACTACGGAGAAGGCGAGAGATCGCAGGGTCTCAGTACCGGTGTCCGTCGCGGCCGTCTGATTCACTGTGATATCGACATTACGACGGCCGCCGACCAAGCCCGCACTGCGCAGGAAGGCGATCGACGCAAGAGACTGAAGGGCCAGCATGTCTGCAGTGATTGTGGCACTGCCGATTCGCCAGAATGGAGGAAGGGTCCGAATGGACCGAAGACCTTGTGCAATGCTTGCGGCT TGCGCTGgtccaagaaggaaaagaagcgTCAGGAAGTAGCCTAA